The following proteins come from a genomic window of Crateriforma spongiae:
- a CDS encoding NAD-dependent malic enzyme: MYEPAPTYAVTIRLRYPNIAGVAERITDSIGQAGGSIGGVDIVKVGDGMVSRDYTVSAKDVEHGTEIVDQLRQLDDVSVVNVSDRVFLMHLGGKIEVLPTKPVKTRDDLSMAYTPGVARVCRSIADDPDASFSLTIRQNTVAVISDGSAVLGLGNIGPRAAMPVMEGKAMLFKEFAGVDAFPICLDTQDTEKVIEAVRHLAPTFGGINLEDISAPRCIEIEERLDAELEIPVFHDDQHGTAIVVLAGLQNALKRVGKSIAKARIVINGAGSAGTAIVKMLNLAGAGEVIVCDREGAIVPADGLDKVKRWVVDNTNPNRVTGKLGEVIAGADVFIGVSAANVLTVQDIQAMADQPIVFALANPDPEIDPRLAAPHVRIMATGRSDFPNQINNVLCFPGLFRGVLKVRASTINNQMKLAAAQAIAGVIPEQDILDDYIIPSVFDRRVARAVSDAVSTAAIESGVARRTSKQPYRIH; the protein is encoded by the coding sequence ATGTACGAACCAGCTCCGACCTACGCCGTTACGATTCGTTTGCGCTATCCCAACATTGCTGGAGTGGCGGAAAGGATCACCGATTCAATCGGCCAGGCGGGTGGATCGATCGGCGGCGTCGATATCGTCAAGGTCGGCGACGGCATGGTTTCGCGCGACTATACGGTCAGCGCTAAAGACGTCGAGCACGGGACCGAGATCGTCGATCAGTTGCGTCAGTTGGATGACGTGTCGGTGGTCAACGTTTCCGACCGTGTCTTTCTGATGCACTTGGGCGGCAAAATCGAAGTGCTACCGACCAAGCCGGTCAAGACACGGGACGATTTGTCGATGGCGTACACGCCCGGTGTCGCTCGAGTGTGCCGGTCCATCGCGGACGATCCGGATGCCTCGTTTTCTTTGACGATCCGTCAGAACACCGTAGCGGTGATCAGCGATGGTTCGGCCGTTCTGGGATTGGGCAACATCGGTCCACGCGCGGCGATGCCCGTGATGGAAGGCAAGGCGATGCTGTTCAAAGAATTTGCCGGCGTTGATGCCTTTCCGATTTGTTTGGACACCCAGGACACCGAAAAAGTCATCGAAGCGGTTCGGCATTTGGCGCCGACCTTTGGCGGCATCAATCTGGAAGACATTTCCGCGCCGCGATGCATCGAAATCGAGGAACGATTGGATGCCGAATTAGAGATTCCCGTTTTTCATGACGACCAACACGGGACGGCGATTGTCGTGTTGGCAGGATTGCAAAACGCATTGAAGCGTGTCGGCAAATCAATCGCCAAAGCGCGGATTGTGATCAACGGTGCGGGATCCGCGGGAACGGCCATCGTGAAAATGTTGAACTTGGCCGGTGCGGGCGAAGTCATCGTGTGCGATCGCGAAGGAGCCATCGTTCCGGCCGACGGATTGGACAAGGTGAAACGCTGGGTGGTGGACAACACCAACCCCAACCGAGTGACGGGCAAACTTGGCGAAGTCATTGCCGGTGCGGACGTGTTCATCGGTGTTTCGGCCGCCAACGTGTTGACCGTCCAAGACATCCAGGCGATGGCCGATCAACCCATTGTCTTTGCGTTGGCCAATCCGGATCCCGAAATTGATCCGCGATTGGCTGCCCCGCACGTTCGGATCATGGCGACCGGGCGCAGCGACTTTCCGAACCAGATCAACAATGTGCTGTGCTTCCCGGGTTTGTTTCGCGGCGTGTTGAAGGTGCGTGCGTCGACAATCAACAACCAGATGAAGTTGGCGGCGGCGCAAGCCATTGCCGGGGTGATTCCGGAACAAGACATCTTGGACGACTACATCATCCCCAGCGTGTTCGACCGCCGTGTCGCGCGTGCGGTCAGCGACGCAGTGTCAACGGCGGCGATCGAATCCGGTGTCGCACGGCGTACCAGTAAACAGCCGTACCGAATTCACTAG
- a CDS encoding glycosyltransferase family protein yields the protein MPDFYQHDMITTVHDLQSATLTQLEDLIRQSTQASKIGLVLPVTASDMRAAPFDRIVQELTEADYVHTIAVTLGVAPDQDDYTETLRKVAPLGDRAKVIWTDGPEIQGLYQELIDAGIPVSTPGKGRSVWTAFGFLLADPQIDTFVLHDCDIVDYDRMLLSRLCLPMVHPALDYEFCKAFYARVTDRMHGRVVRLLVAPLLRAMKQCFSDNHFIRFLGNFRYPLSGEFSLTRNLARSNRIPSDWGLEVGTLAEVYRNTSLKRVCQVDLCRLYEHKHQAMSVEDKTKGLMKMAIDILCTIYRTLASQGVQLSRSNFITLRASYLRAAQDCIRQHSANAVVNDLQFNRHDEEVAVESFAECVTIAGDLFRNDPSGAEAIPNWTRIRAAFPHFVRQLRDAT from the coding sequence ATGCCCGACTTTTATCAGCACGACATGATCACGACGGTTCACGACCTGCAGTCGGCGACGCTGACGCAGCTCGAAGACCTGATCCGTCAATCGACGCAGGCCAGCAAAATCGGGCTGGTGCTGCCCGTGACGGCATCGGACATGCGTGCGGCGCCCTTTGATCGGATCGTGCAGGAATTGACCGAAGCGGATTACGTTCACACGATTGCCGTCACCCTGGGGGTCGCCCCGGACCAGGACGATTACACCGAAACGCTTCGCAAAGTCGCACCGCTGGGCGATCGTGCCAAAGTCATTTGGACCGACGGACCGGAAATCCAGGGCCTGTATCAAGAACTGATCGATGCCGGGATTCCCGTTTCAACGCCGGGCAAAGGCCGCAGCGTTTGGACGGCGTTCGGCTTCTTGTTGGCCGACCCGCAAATCGACACTTTCGTTTTGCACGACTGTGACATCGTCGATTACGACCGCATGTTACTGTCGCGGCTTTGCTTGCCGATGGTGCATCCGGCGCTGGACTATGAGTTTTGCAAAGCCTTTTACGCTCGCGTCACCGATCGCATGCACGGCCGCGTCGTCCGCTTGCTGGTCGCGCCCTTGTTGCGTGCGATGAAACAGTGTTTCAGCGACAACCATTTCATTCGCTTTCTGGGCAATTTTCGGTACCCGCTTTCGGGCGAATTTTCGCTGACCCGCAACCTGGCACGCAGCAACCGCATCCCCAGCGACTGGGGTCTGGAAGTCGGCACGTTGGCGGAGGTCTATCGCAACACATCGCTCAAACGCGTGTGCCAAGTCGACCTGTGCCGGCTGTACGAACACAAGCACCAAGCGATGTCGGTCGAAGACAAGACCAAGGGCTTGATGAAGATGGCCATCGACATCCTGTGCACGATTTACCGCACCCTGGCCAGCCAAGGCGTCCAGCTTAGCCGCAGCAATTTCATCACCCTACGAGCCTCTTACCTACGGGCCGCACAAGACTGCATCCGTCAACATTCGGCCAACGCGGTCGTCAACGACTTACAATTCAATCGTCACGACGAAGAGGTCGCGGTGGAATCGTTCGCCGAATGCGTCACCATCGCCGGCGACCTTTTCCGCAACGATCCATCGGGTGCCGAAGCGATCCCCAACTGGACCCGCATCCGCGCCGCATTCCCCCATTTCGTCCGGCAACTGCGCGACGCCACATGA
- a CDS encoding Gfo/Idh/MocA family protein gives MSSSSKGCRPSPSKADGNPAAASRRRFLKTAAAAVSAPYFVSGPTMGLGAAVPPSDRVTVGGIGIGRRGTYDLGCFFEQSDVQFLAVCDVKQKQRQAIKALADLHHGNSDCDTYQDFRELLDRDDIDAVLIATGPNWHGTAACAAARAGKDMYCEKPCTKNIAESFQLADVMRRTGRVFQAGTQRRNLPHFAFACELAASGRLGKLKRVYAHPRGMTAKISGWMPPEDAPPIEEVDWDMYLGPAAYRPYNHEMMAAFHFEKGGGFVGGLGGGGVLEWGSHCVDLCQLAAGADRTAPVKYSPPRDGEMVSTYASGVELVLREKDWLPLGSCPVRFEGEDGWVETGDSGKFVLSSNELLAGRKVEEIAGYPATFHVRDFLDCVKTRSQPKANAVAACYSHIACHAANIALFLDRELEFDPVKAEFKDDAEANRLRSEATRAPWRM, from the coding sequence GTGTCCTCTTCCTCGAAAGGTTGTCGGCCGAGCCCGTCCAAAGCAGACGGGAATCCTGCGGCCGCATCCCGTCGTCGATTTCTAAAAACCGCCGCGGCCGCGGTATCCGCACCCTATTTCGTTTCCGGCCCCACGATGGGCTTGGGGGCTGCGGTTCCGCCAAGCGATCGCGTCACGGTGGGCGGGATCGGAATCGGGCGTCGCGGCACCTACGACCTTGGATGTTTCTTCGAACAGTCCGATGTGCAATTCCTGGCCGTCTGTGATGTGAAGCAGAAGCAACGCCAGGCGATCAAAGCGTTGGCCGACTTGCACCACGGCAACAGCGACTGTGATACCTATCAAGATTTTCGCGAATTGTTGGACCGCGATGATATCGATGCGGTGTTGATTGCGACCGGCCCAAACTGGCACGGCACCGCGGCGTGTGCAGCGGCACGTGCGGGCAAAGACATGTATTGCGAAAAGCCCTGTACAAAGAACATCGCCGAAAGTTTTCAGTTGGCTGATGTGATGCGTCGCACCGGGCGTGTGTTCCAAGCCGGGACCCAGCGCCGAAACCTGCCGCATTTTGCTTTTGCCTGTGAACTGGCCGCGTCCGGACGTTTGGGCAAACTGAAACGCGTCTACGCGCACCCGCGTGGCATGACGGCAAAGATCAGCGGATGGATGCCGCCCGAAGATGCACCGCCGATCGAAGAAGTCGATTGGGACATGTATTTGGGCCCCGCCGCCTATCGTCCCTACAACCACGAAATGATGGCCGCGTTCCACTTTGAAAAAGGGGGCGGTTTCGTCGGTGGTCTTGGCGGCGGTGGCGTCTTGGAATGGGGATCCCACTGTGTGGATCTGTGCCAATTGGCCGCCGGTGCCGATCGCACGGCGCCGGTGAAGTACTCGCCGCCGCGTGATGGCGAAATGGTTTCCACGTACGCCAGTGGCGTCGAACTGGTGTTGCGTGAAAAAGACTGGTTGCCGTTGGGGTCGTGCCCGGTGCGATTCGAAGGCGAAGACGGCTGGGTCGAAACGGGGGACAGCGGCAAATTTGTGCTTAGCAGCAATGAACTGTTGGCCGGCCGCAAGGTCGAAGAAATCGCTGGCTATCCGGCAACGTTCCATGTGCGTGATTTCTTGGACTGTGTGAAAACACGCAGCCAACCCAAGGCCAATGCGGTGGCCGCCTGCTATTCGCATATCGCCTGTCACGCGGCGAACATCGCTTTGTTCCTGGATCGCGAGTTGGAATTCGATCCGGTGAAGGCGGAATTCAAAGACGATGCGGAAGCCAATCGCTTGCGCAGCGAAGCGACCCGCGCGCCGTGGCGAATGTAG
- the aroE gene encoding shikimate dehydrogenase, with protein sequence MPEITPDTIVCALFGHPVGHSMSPAIHNAAFDALGLPYVYVAHDVTPGQVGEALRGVRAMGYRGLSVTIPHKVEAMENVDVVDPTAQGIGCINTVVNNDGVLTGFNSDGRGALNALIDADADPQDKNVLILSSGGAARAIAVTLVRENPPQRIAIAGKTDSRVQSLVADVQSQGGTPIVGCGLNAEALKPEVDAADIIIHCSPVGMHPNEDATLIPAAWLRRDLAVFDAVYNPRRTKLLADTMAAGGRTIEGLEMFLGQAYVQFELWTGKPAPRDVMRRVVESRL encoded by the coding sequence ATGCCCGAAATCACCCCCGACACGATCGTCTGTGCCCTGTTCGGGCACCCGGTCGGTCATTCGATGTCGCCCGCGATTCACAATGCCGCCTTTGATGCATTGGGGCTGCCCTATGTTTACGTCGCTCACGACGTGACGCCGGGCCAAGTCGGTGAAGCACTGCGAGGCGTGCGTGCGATGGGGTACCGAGGACTGTCGGTCACCATTCCGCACAAAGTGGAAGCCATGGAGAACGTCGACGTCGTCGACCCAACGGCCCAGGGCATCGGATGCATCAACACGGTGGTCAACAACGATGGCGTGCTGACCGGTTTCAACAGCGACGGACGCGGAGCCCTGAACGCGTTAATTGACGCCGACGCTGATCCGCAGGACAAAAACGTACTGATCCTGAGCTCCGGCGGTGCCGCGCGAGCCATTGCCGTCACCTTGGTCCGCGAAAATCCGCCGCAACGTATTGCCATCGCCGGAAAAACGGATTCTCGGGTGCAAAGCCTTGTTGCCGATGTTCAGTCCCAGGGCGGCACGCCGATCGTCGGATGCGGGTTGAACGCCGAAGCATTGAAACCCGAAGTCGATGCGGCGGACATCATCATCCACTGTTCACCGGTCGGAATGCATCCCAACGAAGACGCCACGCTAATCCCGGCCGCATGGTTGCGTCGCGACTTGGCCGTCTTTGACGCCGTCTACAACCCACGTCGGACCAAGCTGTTGGCCGATACCATGGCGGCCGGCGGACGCACGATCGAAGGGTTGGAAATGTTCTTGGGTCAGGCTTATGTCCAGTTCGAACTGTGGACCGGCAAACCGGCACCTCGGGACGTCATGCGGCGCGTCGTGGAGTCACGACTGTGA
- a CDS encoding polyphosphate kinase 2 family protein, whose amino-acid sequence MSAKEDLKFAKEHRIAPGKRPNLKKLDTKVGGPFDDKDDAKAFTADTNHKIRDLQYRMFVEEKQSLLVVLQAPDAAGKDGLIRKVLGQMNPQGCRTYPFKVPTKEERAHDFLWRIHRCTPAAGKVSVFNRSHYEDVLVVRVNDLVPKRVWKDRYKIINDFEHMLAEAGTQILKFYLHISPEEQLERFKKRLDNPDKHWKLNTGDYAARDQWDQYREAYEDAIEQCNTDHAPWYVIPADHKWYRDASVAAIVCDTLLSMDPQLPPVDVDLDEIRSLYQREAAELGKASSS is encoded by the coding sequence ATGAGTGCCAAAGAAGACCTGAAATTCGCGAAAGAACATCGGATCGCCCCCGGCAAGCGTCCCAATTTGAAGAAGCTGGACACCAAAGTCGGTGGCCCGTTTGACGATAAAGATGACGCAAAGGCATTCACGGCGGATACCAATCACAAGATTCGTGATCTGCAGTACCGCATGTTCGTGGAAGAAAAACAGTCTTTGCTGGTCGTCCTGCAGGCGCCCGACGCGGCGGGCAAAGACGGGCTGATCCGGAAAGTTCTGGGCCAGATGAATCCCCAGGGGTGCCGGACTTATCCGTTCAAAGTCCCCACCAAGGAAGAACGCGCCCACGATTTCTTGTGGCGGATCCACCGCTGCACCCCCGCGGCGGGAAAAGTCAGCGTGTTCAATCGATCCCACTACGAAGACGTGCTGGTCGTCCGTGTGAATGACTTGGTCCCCAAACGGGTATGGAAGGATCGATACAAGATCATCAACGACTTCGAACACATGCTGGCCGAAGCGGGGACCCAGATCCTGAAGTTCTACCTGCACATCAGTCCGGAAGAACAACTGGAACGATTCAAGAAACGCTTGGACAATCCCGACAAGCACTGGAAACTGAACACCGGTGACTACGCGGCCCGCGATCAGTGGGACCAGTACCGCGAGGCTTACGAGGACGCGATCGAACAATGCAACACAGATCACGCCCCCTGGTACGTCATCCCCGCTGATCACAAGTGGTATCGCGATGCATCGGTCGCGGCCATTGTTTGCGACACGTTGCTATCGATGGATCCACAACTGCCTCCGGTCGACGTCGACCTGGATGAAATCCGGTCCCTGTACCAGCGCGAAGCCGCCGAATTGGGCAAAGCATCATCCTCATGA
- the ispG gene encoding (E)-4-hydroxy-3-methylbut-2-enyl-diphosphate synthase: MTIERNPTRAVRIGTITIGDHNPIAVQSMTATKTQDTDATIEQAEAIRKRGAGVVRIAVDSDKDAAALAVIRDGTTANLAVDLQENFRLAEKVAPYVDKIRYNPGHLYHHQRDKPWQDKVRFIIDQAAQHDCAIRIGVNCGSVDPAKKEKYDPSDSITPMLQSALEHCEFVDSLGFDRYVVSLKDSDPKHVVKVNRRFAQARPDVPLHLGVTEAGMPPEGIIKTRIAFEQLIGKGIGDTVRVSLTLPNPRKPEEIDAGQSIIDDIYAGRVRSVVNFNEGGLNIISCPSCSRVENEAFVELAADVKVMTEYAKQYDITIAVMGCRVNGPGETDDADLGLWCGPAKVNLKRGPEPLGAFGYDEILDQLRMELDKLIQQKTASANS; the protein is encoded by the coding sequence ATGACCATTGAACGAAATCCAACACGTGCCGTTCGTATCGGCACGATTACCATCGGTGATCACAACCCGATCGCGGTCCAAAGCATGACCGCGACCAAGACACAGGACACCGACGCGACCATCGAACAGGCCGAAGCGATCCGCAAACGCGGCGCCGGTGTGGTCCGCATCGCCGTGGACAGCGACAAGGATGCGGCCGCCCTGGCCGTGATCCGCGACGGCACCACGGCCAACTTGGCGGTGGATTTGCAAGAAAACTTTCGCTTGGCCGAAAAGGTCGCGCCGTACGTCGACAAGATTCGATACAACCCCGGCCACCTGTACCACCACCAACGCGACAAACCCTGGCAAGACAAAGTCCGCTTCATCATTGACCAAGCGGCACAGCACGACTGTGCCATTCGAATCGGCGTCAATTGCGGTAGCGTCGATCCGGCCAAAAAAGAAAAGTACGACCCGTCCGATTCCATCACGCCGATGCTCCAAAGCGCGCTGGAACACTGCGAGTTCGTCGATTCACTGGGCTTTGATCGCTATGTCGTTTCGCTCAAAGACAGCGATCCGAAGCACGTGGTGAAAGTCAATCGCCGCTTCGCCCAAGCCCGTCCCGATGTGCCGCTGCATCTGGGCGTGACCGAAGCCGGGATGCCGCCGGAAGGCATCATTAAAACTCGAATCGCTTTTGAGCAGTTGATCGGTAAAGGCATCGGCGACACCGTCCGCGTTTCCTTGACGTTGCCCAACCCGCGTAAACCCGAAGAAATCGACGCAGGACAATCGATCATCGATGATATCTACGCCGGACGCGTCCGCAGTGTGGTGAACTTCAACGAAGGTGGGCTGAACATCATCAGTTGCCCCAGTTGCAGCCGCGTTGAAAACGAAGCCTTCGTGGAATTGGCCGCCGACGTCAAAGTCATGACCGAATACGCCAAGCAATACGACATCACGATCGCCGTGATGGGATGCCGCGTGAACGGTCCTGGTGAAACCGACGACGCGGACTTGGGACTGTGGTGCGGTCCGGCCAAAGTCAATCTGAAACGCGGCCCCGAACCGTTGGGTGCTTTCGGTTACGACGAGATCTTGGATCAATTGCGGATGGAATTGGACAAACTGATTCAACAGAAAACCGCTTCGGCCAACTCGTGA
- a CDS encoding shikimate kinase, which produces MNVVLVGYRGTGKSAVANRIARRLNLRKISLDDAVVRTAGKSIPEIVDAEGWTAFRDLEESVVQRFTGQDGLVIDCGGGVIERDANLARLKQAGPVIWLTASVPTIARRIGGDTQRPSLTGSHSFVDEIADVLQRRHPRYQSVSDFEVCTDDVTVAQVADAVVAWLVEAGHVQAS; this is translated from the coding sequence GTGAACGTGGTATTGGTCGGATACCGGGGAACGGGAAAAAGTGCCGTCGCGAACCGCATCGCACGTCGACTGAACTTGCGGAAAATTAGTTTGGACGACGCCGTCGTTCGAACAGCCGGCAAGTCGATTCCTGAGATCGTCGACGCCGAGGGATGGACCGCCTTTCGTGACCTGGAAGAATCGGTCGTCCAGCGTTTCACCGGCCAAGATGGACTGGTCATTGACTGTGGCGGTGGGGTGATCGAACGAGATGCCAATCTCGCCCGCCTTAAGCAAGCCGGACCGGTGATCTGGCTGACCGCCTCCGTTCCAACCATCGCTCGGCGGATCGGCGGTGACACCCAGCGGCCATCACTGACGGGTTCACACAGCTTCGTCGATGAAATCGCCGACGTCCTTCAGCGGCGTCACCCGCGATACCAAAGCGTCAGTGACTTCGAAGTATGCACTGACGACGTGACCGTCGCACAAGTGGCCGACGCGGTTGTGGCATGGCTGGTCGAAGCGGGACATGTGCAGGCTTCCTAA